TCAGCGATTTCGACGCCATCTCCATGATGCGCTTGCCGCCGCCCACCGAGCCGGTGAAGCAGACCTTGGCGATGTCCTCGCCCGAGATGAGGGCGGCCATGTCGGCGTCCTTGCCGGTGACGACGTTCAGCACCCCCGCAGGCAGCTTCTCGGCGAGACGCTGCACCACGCGGGTGGTCGCCAGCGGCGCCGAGGGCGGCGGCTTGACGATGACGGTGTTCCCGGCCAGAAGCGCGTGGGGCAGCGCGGCGCCCAGGATGGCGATGGGCCAGTTGAACGGCACGATGATGGTGACGACGCCGAGCGGCTGGTAGGCGACGGTGGTCTCGACCGGGATGCCGGGGACGACGGGGAGCACCTTGCCCGTATCGACCTCGTCGGCGATCATCAGGGCGAGGTTCCAGCGGATCTCGAAGACGAGGGCGTCGATCCATGACTCGAAGCGGATCTTGCCGTTCTCCTGCGACAGGATCGCGGCATCCTCGTCGCGATCGTCCGCGATGCCGGCGATCGCCTGGGCCATCTGCGCGGCACGATCGGTGGCGCTCAGCGCCGACCACGAGCCGAACGCGCCCTTCGCGGCGGCGATCGCGTCGTCGACGTGCTGGGGCGAGGCGGCTGCGGCGCGGCCGACGATCACGCCTGGCTTGGCGGGGTCGGGGATGTCGAGCGTCGCATCGGTATGACGCTCCTCCCCTCCGATGTACAGGCCCGTGCGGACCTCGCTGGTCGTGCTGACGGTGTCACTCATGCGACACACCTTTCTGTTCGGGTGGAGCTGCGGGTGGGAATGTCGTTCGGCCGCTCATCAGCGCGGGCGGGCGGTCTGCTCGTCGTCTGCAACGACGGGTGTGCCGTAGGTGTGGAAGCTCTCGGTGGTCTTCATGCCCCACGCCTGTCCCTTCTTGCGCTCTTCCTGACTCCACTCCACGACCGGGGAGTCGGGGTCCAGCAGCAGGCGTGCGCCGGCATTGGCGAACTCGATGCGGTTGCCCCCTGGCTCCCAGACGTAGAGGAAGAAGGTCTGGTTGATCGCGTGCTTGTGGGGTCCGGACTCGATGTGGATGCCGTTCTCGAGGAAGATGTCGGCGGCTTTCAGGATGTCTTCGCGGGTGTCCGGTGCGAAGGCGATGTGGTGCAGGCGATTGCCGTGCTTGGTCCAGTCATCGGAGTAGACCACGTCGTAGGACTTGTTGTTGAAGTGGAACCACCACGCGGCGTAGCCGCCGGCATCCAGGGCGATGCGCTCGCTCTCTCGACCGCCCAGCGCCTTCGCGATGAACTCGCCGTTGGCGACGACGTCCTTGGCGAGGTAGTTGATGTGGTCGAGGCGGCGCGCGTTGACGCCGCGACCGGGGAATGCGGATGCCTGATTCTTCAGCGCCGGCTTGTCATCCGTCGCGACATACCGCTCGGTCTCGTAGTACACGCCCATCGCGTGGCCGTCGGGGTCGCGGAAGAGATACGTCGGCCCGGTGCCCTCCTCGCCGTCGGCCCAGCCCTCGCCGAGTCCAAACCCGTCGATCGCCGCGACCCGCCGCTCCAGCGCCTCCTGGCTGGTGGTGCGGAAGGTCGTGCGACCCACCCCCGCATCGGCCGAGGCGGTCAGTTTGATCGTGTAGCGCTGGTACTCGTCCCACGTG
This portion of the Microbacterium pygmaeum genome encodes:
- a CDS encoding aldehyde dehydrogenase family protein codes for the protein MSDTVSTTSEVRTGLYIGGEERHTDATLDIPDPAKPGVIVGRAAAASPQHVDDAIAAAKGAFGSWSALSATDRAAQMAQAIAGIADDRDEDAAILSQENGKIRFESWIDALVFEIRWNLALMIADEVDTGKVLPVVPGIPVETTVAYQPLGVVTIIVPFNWPIAILGAALPHALLAGNTVIVKPPPSAPLATTRVVQRLAEKLPAGVLNVVTGKDADMAALISGEDIAKVCFTGSVGGGKRIMEMASKSLTRVTLELGGNDAAIFLEDAILDDAHLDRIYAAVFDTTGQICMNAKRLYVHRSRLDEVVDGISARLDKAVIGYGLDEGTTMGPLHSPVQKAFVAEIIEEAKDSGADVREFGELPGGDLAGGNFLRPAIVIDPAPTLRVVTQEQFGPVIPIIPFDSEDEAIAAANDTWGGLCGSVWTSDVEAANRVGGKLVCGYVWVNDHGATRLDLRAPFGGMKQSGFGREQGIEGIRAFQDTRSIAHIDADALAEQAH
- a CDS encoding VOC family protein; translated protein: MTDYTSFDVAHIGNIELLTPRFEKSLWFFRDLLAMRVVAERGDSAYLRTWDEYQRYTIKLTASADAGVGRTTFRTTSQEALERRVAAIDGFGLGEGWADGEEGTGPTYLFRDPDGHAMGVYYETERYVATDDKPALKNQASAFPGRGVNARRLDHINYLAKDVVANGEFIAKALGGRESERIALDAGGYAAWWFHFNNKSYDVVYSDDWTKHGNRLHHIAFAPDTREDILKAADIFLENGIHIESGPHKHAINQTFFLYVWEPGGNRIEFANAGARLLLDPDSPVVEWSQEERKKGQAWGMKTTESFHTYGTPVVADDEQTARPR